Proteins co-encoded in one Brassica rapa cultivar Chiifu-401-42 chromosome A02, CAAS_Brap_v3.01, whole genome shotgun sequence genomic window:
- the LOC103852960 gene encoding glycine-rich RNA-binding protein 2, whose protein sequence is MKTSSSLVVIFLLVLILQTNKLESGHVHSTDQDTVKNINNNIDKSNIATKIVLKDKKISSHGGGSNSYRWGGGGGGGGGSGGGGGGGGGGGGGGGGGGGGGGWGWGGGGGGGRGWYKWACGRGGGREGRGEFVKREYAECKGKGKCRGKRLECPQHCGGFCFYDCLFLCKPHCRR, encoded by the coding sequence atgAAGACAAGTTCGTCATTGGTGGTTATCTTTCTCCTCGTACTGATCTTGCAAACTAACAAACTAGAGAGTGGGCATGTCCATTCCACTGATCAAGACACAGTCAAgaacatcaacaacaacattGATAAAAGCAACATAGCCACCAAAATAGTTCTCAAGGACAAGAAAATATCAAGTCATGGTGGAGGAAGCAATAGCTATAGATGGGGAGGTGGcggcggtggaggaggaggaagtggcggtggaggtggtggtggtggtggtggaggaggaggtggtggcgGTGGGGGCGGAGGTGGTGGATGGGGatggggaggaggaggaggtggtggtagAGGATGGTACAAATGGGCTTGTGGCCgcggaggaggaagagaaggaAGAGGAGAATTTGTGAAAAGAGAATATGCAGAGTGCAAGGGAAAAGGGAAATGTAGAGGAAAGAGATTGGAATGTCCTCAACATTGTGgaggtttttgtttttatgattGTCTCTTTCTCTGCAAACCGCATTGCCGTCGTTAG
- the LOC103852961 gene encoding auxin-responsive protein SAUR50-like has protein sequence MAMKKTSKLTQTAMIKQILKRCSSLGKRQSNVYSEDENGQPLDVPKGHFVVYVGENRVRYVVPISFLTRPEFQLLLQQAEEEFGFEHDMGLTIPCKEVVFRSLTSMLR, from the coding sequence ATGGCGATGAAAAAAACAAGCAAGCTAACACAAACGGCAATGATCAAGCAAATCTTGAAGAGATGCTCGAGTTTGGGGAAGAGGCAGAGTAATGTGTACAGCGAAGATGAAAACGGACAACCTCTTGACGTACCTAAAGGACATTTCGTCGTCTACGTTGGAGAGAATCGAGTCAGGTACGTTGTACCCATTTCGTTTTTGACCCGACCCGAATTTCAGCTTCTTCTCCAACAAGCAGAGGAAGAGTTTGGTTTCGAGCACGACATGGGTCTCACTATCCCTTGTAAAGAAGTCGTTTTCCGATCTCTCACGTCTATGCTCCGATGA